The Urbifossiella limnaea genome has a window encoding:
- a CDS encoding alpha/beta hydrolase family protein has translation MRRAAVGLLLVLSAAGCDVLRKVGTNAAPTEFPQQTLAEARKSFVTKLPAARGESDGPPPTPPRGTFNLVRYESPAGKLAAYVTPDPRDGAQHPAIVWVTGGDCNSIGPMWGRADPKNDQSAAQYREAGVVLMVPSLRGGNDNPGRREYFFGELDDVAACAAYLRTLPYVDPDRVYLGGHSTGGTVALLTAEYTDAFRAVFSFGPVDDPTGYGDQLAGFNQRDAKEVEIRSPGKWLGSIKSPTFVIEGASRGNAASLARMKQGNGNPRVSFLTVRGHDHFSVLAPVNRLLARKILADTGATCDITLTGAEAEAAGGR, from the coding sequence ATGCGCCGCGCCGCCGTCGGTCTGCTCCTCGTGCTGTCCGCGGCCGGGTGCGACGTGCTCCGCAAGGTCGGCACGAACGCCGCGCCGACCGAGTTCCCGCAGCAGACGCTCGCCGAGGCCCGCAAGTCGTTCGTGACGAAGCTCCCCGCCGCCCGCGGCGAGAGCGACGGGCCGCCGCCGACGCCGCCGCGCGGCACGTTCAACCTCGTCCGCTACGAGTCGCCCGCCGGCAAGCTCGCCGCCTACGTCACCCCCGACCCGCGCGACGGCGCCCAGCACCCCGCCATCGTCTGGGTCACCGGCGGCGACTGCAACAGCATCGGCCCGATGTGGGGCCGCGCCGACCCGAAGAACGACCAGAGCGCCGCCCAGTACCGCGAGGCCGGCGTGGTGCTGATGGTGCCGTCGCTCCGCGGCGGCAACGACAACCCCGGCCGCCGCGAGTACTTCTTCGGCGAACTGGACGACGTGGCCGCCTGCGCCGCGTACCTCCGCACGCTGCCGTACGTGGACCCCGACCGCGTCTACCTCGGCGGCCACAGCACCGGCGGCACCGTGGCGCTGCTGACGGCCGAGTACACCGACGCGTTCCGCGCCGTCTTCTCGTTCGGCCCCGTGGACGACCCCACCGGCTACGGCGACCAGCTCGCCGGCTTCAACCAGCGCGACGCGAAGGAGGTCGAGATCCGCTCGCCGGGGAAGTGGCTCGGCTCGATCAAGTCGCCGACGTTCGTGATCGAAGGGGCCAGCCGCGGCAACGCCGCCAGCCTGGCGCGGATGAAGCAAGGCAACGGCAACCCCAGGGTGTCGTTCCTGACCGTGCGCGGGCACGACCACTTCAGCGTGCTGGCGCCGGTGAACCGCCTGCTGGCGAGGAAGATTCTCGCCGACACCGGCGCGACCTGCGACATCACCCTGACCGGGGCCGAGGCCGAGGCGGCAGGCGGGCGGTGA